In Sandaracinaceae bacterium, the genomic window CGCTGCCACAGGAGGTCCAGCTCCTCCGGCGTACGTTCACGCAGCCCCCGTCCCTCCGCGTGGGCTTGTTCCTCCGCGAACCCGAAGCGGGCGCTGAAGCGCGCGAGCGTGCCGCGCAGGGCAGCCTCCGGGTCGAGCTGCTGCTTGCGCGCGAGGCTGGCCAACGCGAACAGCACGTCACCCAGCTCACGCTCCATCGCCTCTCGGTCCCCGCTGGCGAGCGCTTGGTCGAGCTCGCCCAGCTCCTCGTCCACCTTCTCGCGTGCGCCGGCCGCGTCGGGCCAGTCGTAGCCCACCGCGGAGGCCTTCTCGCCGACGCGGGTCGCGCGCAGCAACGCGGGCAGCGCTCGCGGCACCCCCTCGAGCGCTCCCTTCGGTCGTTCTTCGGCGCCGTCCGTGGCCGCGCGCTTCTCCGCCGCCTTGATGGCTTCCCAGCGCGACACGGTCCCCTCGGCGGTGTCCATGGACTCGTCGCCGAACACCCACGGGTGGCGACGCGTCATCTTGTTCGCGATCGCTTCGACCACGTCGCCAGGCCCGAACCAGCCCTTCCCGCGCGCGATCTCGGCCTGGAAGACGACCTGCAGGAGCAGGTCGCCGAGCTCCTCGCACAGCTCACGGGGGTCACCCGAGTCGATCGCGTCCACGACCTCGTGGGCCTCCTCGATGACGTACGGGCGCAGGGACTCGAGCGTCTGCTCGCGGTCCCACGGGCAGCCGTCTGGCCCCAGCAGCCGTTGCATGATGGACACCAGCTCCGGGAGGTTCTCGCCACGCAGGGCGCTCGACTTGGTCATGGCAAACCCTACCAGCCCACCGCGTGACCGCCCGCGCGAACGTTGCCGCCGCGCGCTCGCGGAGGGGCTCGGAGCTGGTACCTTCGAGCTTCCACGAAATGCCCAAGCAGACAGACCAGAGCAGACCCAGCCGCGCCAGCCGTGCGGGCGCGCGTTGGGGACACGCCATCGAGCTGGACACGTCCGCCGAGGCGCTGCCACTGTACGTTCAGATCGCGGAGGTCATCGCAGCCGACGTCCGTCGGGGCGTGCTCGCGCCAGGCGCAGCACTCCCGGGCAGCCGCACCCTGGCCGCGTCCCTGGGCGTGCACCGCAACACCGTCCTCGCCGCGTTGCGGGAGCTGGAGAAGCAGGGCTTCCTGGTGACCGAGCCTGCGCGCGGCACACGCATCTCGGAGGCCCTCCCGGCGAGACCGCTGTCTCCCGCGCCTCGGCCCACGGGGAGCGCCCAGTTTCACGTCCCGCGCCCGCCTTCATTCCTGGTGAGCCCCCCACCGCGCGGGTGCTTCACACTCTTGGGCGGTGTCCCGGACCTGCGGCACGTGCCCACTGCGGCGCTCGCCCGTGCCTACCGCCGTGCGCTGCGACGACCCGGCGTGCTGAGCTACGGCGACCCCGGCGGGACCCTCTCGCTCCGCGCGGAGCTCGCCAAGATGTTGGCCCGGACGCGCGGCCTCCCCCTCTCACCCGACGA contains:
- the mazG gene encoding nucleoside triphosphate pyrophosphohydrolase — translated: MTKSSALRGENLPELVSIMQRLLGPDGCPWDREQTLESLRPYVIEEAHEVVDAIDSGDPRELCEELGDLLLQVVFQAEIARGKGWFGPGDVVEAIANKMTRRHPWVFGDESMDTAEGTVSRWEAIKAAEKRAATDGAEERPKGALEGVPRALPALLRATRVGEKASAVGYDWPDAAGAREKVDEELGELDQALASGDREAMERELGDVLFALASLARKQQLDPEAALRGTLARFSARFGFAEEQAHAEGRGLRERTPEELDLLWQRAKERVG